The following are encoded together in the Thermofilaceae archaeon genome:
- a CDS encoding desulfoferrodoxin family protein → EHHIRYIELIFWPEGEQFPFKIGRADFEAHGESVKGPNTSTVYTEPVATFVFKTDKPGKLIAFSYCNIHGLWRSELTL, encoded by the coding sequence GAGCACCACATCCGCTACATTGAGTTAATCTTCTGGCCTGAAGGAGAGCAATTCCCCTTCAAGATCGGTAGAGCAGACTTTGAAGCGCACGGCGAGTCGGTGAAGGGCCCCAACACGAGCACGGTTTACACGGAGCCTGTAGCCACCTTCGTGTTCAAAACGGATAAGCCCGGTAAACTCATAGCCTTCAGCTACTGCAACATACACGGTCTCTGGCGGAGCGAATTGACGCTTTAG